From Channa argus isolate prfri chromosome 18, Channa argus male v1.0, whole genome shotgun sequence, the proteins below share one genomic window:
- the enc1 gene encoding ectoderm-neural cortex protein 1, with protein MKMSVCVHENRKSRASTGSMNIYLFHKSSYADSVLMHLNSLRQQRLFTDALLHAGSRSFPCHRAVLAACSRYFEAMFSGGLRESQAREVDFRDSIHPEVLELLLDYAYSSRVVINEENAESLLEAGDMLEFQDIRDACAEFLERNLHPSNCLGMLLLSDAHHCTKLSELSWGMCLSNFPAICKTEDFLQLPKDMVVQLLSHEELETEDERLVYEAALNWINYDLERRHCHLPELLRTVRLALLPAIFLMENVSTEELINAQPKSKELVDEAIRCKLKILQNDGVVNSPCARPRKTSHALFLLGGQTFMCDKLYLVDQKAKEIIPKADIPSPRKEFSACAIGCKVYITGGRGSENGVSKDVWVYDTVHEEWSKAAPMLIARFGHGSAELKHCLYVVGGHTAATGCLPASPSVSLKQVEQFDPVANKWTMVAPLREGVSNAAVVSVKLKLFAFGGTSVTHDKLPKVQCYDPQENRWTVPASCPQPWRYTAAAVLGNQIFVMGGDTEFSACSAYKFSSESYQWTKVGDVTAKRMSCQAVASGNKLYVVGGYFGTQRCKTLDCYDPTLDAWNSITTVPYSLIPTAFVSTWKHLPA; from the coding sequence atgaaaatgtctgtgtgcGTCCATGAGAACCGAAAATCGCGAGCCAGCACCGGCTCCATGAACATCTACCTGTTCCACAAGTCCTCTTATGCTGACAGTGTCCTGATGCACCTCAACTCACTACGGCAACAGAGGCTTTTCACAGATGCGCTGCTTCATGCCGGTAGCCGCTCCTTTCCCTGCCATCGTGCCGTGCTGGCTGCCTGCAGCCGCTACTTTGAGGCCATGTTCAGTGGTGGGCTGAGGGAGAGCCAGGCCCGTGAGGTTGACTTCCGAGACTCCATCCACCCAGAGGTTTTAGAGCTGCTGCTGGATTACGCGTATTCTTCACGTGTGGTCATCAATGAGGAGAATGCAGAGTCGCTACTGGAGGCTGGGGACATGTTGGAGTTTCAAGACATCCGAGATGCGTGCGCCGAATTTCTAGAGAGAAACCTTCATCCATCTAACTGCCTTGGCATGTTGTTGCTGTCTGACGCCCACCATTGTACCAAGCTGTCAGAGCTCTCCTGGGGCATGTGTCTGAGCAACTTCCCTGCTATTTGCAAGACAGAGGACTTCCTCCAACTGCCCAAAGATATGGTGGTGCAGCTTTTGTCACATGAGGAGCTAGAGACAGAAGATGAGAGACTGGTTTATGAAGCTGCCCTAAACTGGATAAACTATGACCTGGAGAGGAGACACTGCCACCTTCCGGAGCTTCTGAGAACAGTCCGCCTGGCTCTGCTGCCCGCCATCTTTCTGATGGAGAATGTCTCCACAGAAGAGCTAATCAACGCCCAGCCCAAGAGCAAGGAGCTAGTGGACGAAGCTATCCGCTGTAAGCTGAAGATCTTGCAGAATGATGGTGTCGTTAACAGCCCATGTGCCCGACCGAGAAAAACTAGCCACGCCCTGTTTCTTCTGGGAGGGCAGACGTTCATGTGTGACAAGCTGTACCTGGTGGACCAGAAGGCCAAAGAGATCATTCCAAAGGCGGATATCCCCAGCCCCAGGAAGGAATTCAGTGCCTGTGCCATTGGCTGTAAGGTGTACATCACTGGTGGGAGAGGCTCAGAGAATGGCGTGTCCAAAGATGTATGGGTCTACGACACTGTCCATGAGGAATGGTCCAAAGCTGCTCCCATGCTCATCGCCCGGTTTGGCCATGGCTCTGCAGAGTTGAAACATTGCCTGTACGTGGTGGGAGGTCACACTGCAGCAACTGGCTGCCTCCCAGCTTCTCCGTCAGTGTCACTCAAACAGGTGGAGCAGTTTGATCCAGTGGCAAACAAGTGGACCATGGTGGCTCCTTTGAGAGAAGGCGTGAGCAATGCAGCAGTGGTCAGCGTCAAGCTCAAGCTGTTTGCCTTTGGAGGAACAAGTGTCACCCATGACAAGCTGCCCAAGGTGCAATGCTACGATCCACAGGAGAATCGATGGACTGTGCCTGCGTCCTGCCCACAACCATGGCGCTACACAGCTGCTGCGGTGCTGGGAAACCAGATCTTTGTCATGGGCGGGGATACAGAGTTCTCAGCGTGCTCGGCTTATAAGTTCAGCAGCGAGAGCTACCAGTGGACTAAAGTGGGCGACGTGACAGCCAAACGGATGAGCTGCCAGGCTGTAGCATCTGGCAACAAACTCTACGTGGTGGGTGGGTACTTTGGCACACAGCGGTGTAAAACTCTGGACTGCTATGACCCCACACTGGATGCTTGGAACAGCATCACTACTGTGCCATACTCACTCATTCCCACTGCTTTTGTCAGCACCTGGAAACACCTGCCTGCCTGA
- the gfm2 gene encoding ribosome-releasing factor 2, mitochondrial isoform X2 produces MPARASRALSRMILGRHLLTAGIQCCRCRVTYHVKRLYSSIPDDVKSLRAVANPDISKIRNIGIMAHIDAGKTTTTERMLYYSGYTRALGDVDDGDTVTDFMAQERERGITIQSAAVTFDWKSHRINLIDTPGHVDFTLEVERALRVLDGAVAVFDASAGVEAQTLTVWRQAEKHHIPCVCFLNKMDKPTANLRFSIESIKKKLKANPVLLQIPIGSGKNFTGVVDLLTNHKLIWKQGRVGDDGRVFESKPLNQSDEPELLQEAQEARTALVEQVADLDDEFAELLLTDFSDNFDAVPTVKLQEAVRRVTLARKGVAVLCGSSLRNKGVQPLLDAITAYLPAPNERHHDVVQWYKNDLCALAFKVLHDKQRGPLVFLRIYSGTLKPQTAVHNINRNCNERMSRLLVPFADQHVEIPSMTAGNIALTVGLKQTVTGDTIVSSKPSAAAAARRAQNQSATGKKCGEHASVVLSGVEVPDPVFFCTIEPPTMAKQAERRPQS; encoded by the exons ATGCCTGCTAGAGCATCTCGGGCACTGAGCAGAATGATTCTG GGAAGGCATTTATTAACTGCTGGGATCCAGTGCTGCAGGTGTAGAGTGACTTATCACGTGAAGAGACTTTACAGCTCGATTCCAG ATGATGTCAAATCATTGCGGGCTGTGGCAAACCCTGATATATCCAA GATCCGAAACATCGGAATCATGGCCCACATTGATGCAGGAAAGACGACAACCACAGAGAGGATGCTTTATTACTCCGGTTATACAAGGGCACTAGGAG ACGTGGACGACGGGGACACAGTCACAGATTTCATGGCCCAAGAGAGGGAGCGTGGCATAACCATACAGTCAGCAGCAGTAACATTTGATTGGAAAAGTCATAGAATAAACCTTATTGACACTCCAG GACACGTTGATTTCACTCTTGAGGTGGAGCGGGCACTTCGTGTTCTCGATGGGGCTGTTGCAGTGTTTGATGCCTCTGCTGGAGTTGAG GCTCAGACTCTGACAGTGTGGCGACAAGCAGAGAAGCACCACATTCCCTGTGTTTGTTTCCTGAATAAGATGGATAAACCCACAGCTAA ccTGAGATTTTCTATCGAAAGTATAAAAAAGAAGCTGAAAGCCAATCCAGTCCTCCTACAG aTACCAATAGGAAGTGGCAAAAACTTCACAGGTGTGGTTGATTTATTAACTAACCACAAGCTGATATGGAAACAAGGCCGTGTAGGAGATGATGGACGGGTGTTTGAAAGCAAACCTCTTAACCAGTCAGACGAGCCAGAACTCCTGCAGGAGGCCCAGGAGGCCAGGACAGCTTTAGTTGAGCAG GTTGCTGATCTGGATGATGAGTTTGCTGAACTGCTGTTAACTGATTTTAGTGACAATTTTGATGCGGTTCCCACAGTTAAA CTGCAAGAAGCCGTGCGGCGGGTGACTCTGGCCCGGAAAGGCGTTGCAGTACTCTGTGGAAGCTCTTTGAGGAACAAAGGTGTGCAGCCTCTTCTGGACGCCATCACTGCTTACTTGCCTGCCCCCAATGAACGGCATCACGATGTGGT CCAGTGGTACAAGAACGACTTATGTGCGCTGGCTTTTAAGGTTCTCCACGACAAGCAGCGAGGTCCTCTGGTATTTCTTAGGATCTACTCTGGTACTCTGAAACCACAGACAGCTGTCCACAACATCAACAGAAACTGCAA TGAGAGGATGAGCAGGCTACTGGTGCCGTTTGCTGATCAGCATGTGGAAATCCCCTCAATGACAGCAGGAAACATTGCACTAACAGTTGGATTAAAGCAG ACGGTCACAGGGGACACCATAGTTTCATCCAAGCCCtcggcagcagctgcagcccgCCGAGCCCAAAATCAAAGTGCTACAGGGAAGAAGTGTGGGGAACATGCCAGCGTGGTGCTTTCAGGAGTAGAGGTTCCGGATCCCGTTTTCTTCTGCACCATTGAACCACCCACTATGGCCAAACAAGCTG AGAGAAGACCCCAGTCTTAA
- the hexb gene encoding beta-hexosaminidase subunit beta isoform X1 codes for MITTVLLCTLLVFAVGVCNGLQHNHVLEEFEPVSQPPNRVSLWPLPQKAQISDVSFKLASSSFRIVDDKDSAGTGCVLLQDAYKRYFEYIFGFAKKSGASRSRTTDQAELTELKVLITSRDSECDGFPSLTSDESYKLIVNKRSAVLTASKVWGALHGLETFSQLVYEDEYGAKTINSTKIHDFPRFAHRGILLDSSRHFLPIKVILANLETMAMNKFNVFHWHIVDDQSFPYMSRTFPQLSVKGAYHPYTHVYTPDEVKMVIEFARLRGIRVIPEFDTPGHTQSWGKGQTDLLTPCYSGSKPSGTFGPVNPILNTTYDFMGQFFKEISSVFPDAYIHLGGDEVDFTCWKSNPDIQKFMNEHGFGQDYTKLESFYIQKLLDIVSTTSKGYMIWQEVFDNGVKLTPDTLIHVWKGNKQQYQEEMANVTASGYQALLSTPWYLNRISYGQDWQGVYKADPQDFKGTEAQKKLVIGGEACLWGEYVDGTNLTPRLWPRASAVAERLWSDVGVTDISDAFNRLSVHRCRMVERGIPAEPLFYSYCPHEYKGV; via the exons ATGATCACTACTGTCCTGCTGTGTACACTACTGGTGTTCGCCGTTGGCGTTTGCAACGGGCTGCAACACAACCACGTCCTTGAAGAGTTTGAGCCGGTCTCACAGCCTCCAAACCGCGTCTCTCTGTGGCCTTTGCCGCAGAAGGCGCAAATCTCAGACGTTTCATTCAAGTTGGCCAGCTCCAGCTTCAGGATAGTTGACGACAAGGACTCTGCTGGCACCGGCTGCGTCCTCCTGCAGGATGCGTACAAGAG GTATTTTGAATACATATTTGGCTTCGCTAAGAAATCGGGGGCGAGCAGAAGCAGGACAACAGATCAAGCTGAGCTGACCGAGCTGAAGGTGTTGATCACGTCACGTGACTCTGAATGTGACGGGTTTCCCAGTTTAACATCTGACGAATCAT ATAAGCTGATAGTAAATAAACGGTCTGCTGTCCTAACAGCATCAAAGGTCTGGGGAGCCCTGCATG GTCTGGAAACTTTCAGCCAGTTGGTTTATGAAGATGAATATGGTGCT AAAACCATCAATTCAACAAAAATCCACGACTTTCCCCGATTTGCACACAGAGGCATCTTACTGGACAGTTCCCGCCACTTCCTGCCTATTAAAGTCATCTTGGCTAATTTG GAAACAATGGCGATGAAcaaatttaatgttttccaCTGGCACATTGTCGATGATCAATCCTTCCCGTATATGAGCCGAACATTCCCACAGCTGAGCGTGAAG GGAGCTTACCACCCATACACGCATGTATATACACCTGATGAAGTGAAGATGGTCATTGAATTCGCCCGTCTCAGGGGCATTCGCGTCATCCCGGAGTTTGACACTCCAGGACACACGCAGTCTTGGGGAAAAG GCCAAACAGATCTGCTCACACCTTGTTACTCAGGTTCCAAACCCTCTGGCACCTTTGGACCAGTGAACCCCATCCTGAACACCACTTATGATTTCATGGGTCAGTTCTTCAAAGAGATCAGCAGTGTGTTCCCCGATGCCTACATTCATCTGGGAGGTGATGAGGTGGACTTCACCTGCTG GAAGTCTAACCCAGACATTCAGAAGTTCATGAATGAGCATGGCTTCGGACAAGATTACACCAAACTGGAATCATTCTACAtccaaaa ACTCTTGGACATTGTCAGCACTACTTCGAAGGGCTACATGATCTGGCAGGAGGTCTTTGACAATGGTGTTAAG CTGACACCAGACACACTTATCCACGTTTGGAAAGGAAACAAGCAGCAATACCAGGAAGAGATGGCAAATGTTACAGCATCAGGGTACCAGGCGCTGCTTTCCACCCCCTGGTACCTGAACCGTATCTCCTATGGCCAGGACTGGCAGGGGGTTTACAAGGCTGACCCGCAGGATTTCAAGG GAACTGAGGCACAGAAGAAGCTTGTGATTGGTGGAGAAGCCTGTTTGTGGGGAGAGTATGTGGATGGCACCAACTTGACACCCAGGCTCTG GCCTCGTGCCAGTGCTGTGGCAGAGCGGCTGTGGAGCGACGTGGGTGTGACAGACATCAGCGACGCCTTCAACAGACTGTCTGTGCACCGCTGCCGTATGGTGGA GCGTGGGATCCCAGCTGAGCCGTTGTTTTACAGCTACTGTCCCCATGAGTACAAAGGTGTCTGA
- the nsa2 gene encoding ribosome biogenesis protein NSA2 homolog, protein MPQNEHIELHRKRHGYRLDHHEKKRKKESREVHERSHKARKLIGLKAKLYHKQRHAEKIQMKKTLKMHEQRKTKQKNDEKTPEGAVPAYLLDREGQSRAKVLSNMIKQKRKEKAGKWEVPVPKVRAQGETEVLKVIRTGKRQKKAWKRMVTKVCFVGDGFTRKPPKYERFIRPMGLRFKKAHVTHPELKATFCLPILGVKKNPSSPLYTSLGVITKGTVIEVNVSELGLVTQGGKVIWGKYAQVTNNPENDGCINAVLLV, encoded by the exons ATG CCCCAGAACGAGCACATTGAGTTGCACCGCAAGCGGCATGGCTACCGCCTGGACCACcatgagaagaaaaggaagaaggagAGCCGTGAGGTCCATGAGCGGTCCCACAAAGCAAGGAAGTTGATCGGCTTGAAGGCCAAACTGTACCACAAACAGAGACATGCAGAGAAGATACAGATGAAGAAGAC CCTCAAAATGCATGAACAGAGGAAAACCAAACAGAAGAATGATGAGAAGACACCAGAGGGAGCAGTGCCAGCCTACCTTTTGGACAGAGAGGGGCAGTCCCGTGCTAAGGTCCTCTCCAACATGATCAaacagaagaggaaagaaaaggct GGCAAATGGGAGGTACCAGTGCCAAAGGTGCGTGCACAGGGAGAGACAGAAGTTCTTAAAGTCATTCGAActggaaagagacaaaagaaagcTTGGAAGAGAATGGTCACCAAAGTTTGCTTTGTTGGTGATGGCTTCACCCGTAAACCTCCAAAATATGAGCGCTTCATTAGACCCATG GGTTTGCGTTTTAAGAAGGCTCATGTCACACATCCAGAGCTGAAGGCCACATTTTGCCTTCCCATCCTTGGAGTGAAAAAAAACCCTTCCTCACCCCTTTACACGTCTCTGGGAGTCATCACAAAGGGAACGGTCATAGAGGTGAATGTCAGTGAGCTGGGACTTGTTACACAAGGAGGAAAGGTCATCTGGG GTAAATACGCCCAGGTGACAAATAATCCAGAGAATGATGGTTGCATAAATGCAGTTCTGCTGGTGTAA
- the gfm2 gene encoding ribosome-releasing factor 2, mitochondrial isoform X1 produces MPARASRALSRMILGRHLLTAGIQCCRCRVTYHVKRLYSSIPDDVKSLRAVANPDISKIRNIGIMAHIDAGKTTTTERMLYYSGYTRALGDVDDGDTVTDFMAQERERGITIQSAAVTFDWKSHRINLIDTPGHVDFTLEVERALRVLDGAVAVFDASAGVEAQTLTVWRQAEKHHIPCVCFLNKMDKPTANLRFSIESIKKKLKANPVLLQIPIGSGKNFTGVVDLLTNHKLIWKQGRVGDDGRVFESKPLNQSDEPELLQEAQEARTALVEQVADLDDEFAELLLTDFSDNFDAVPTVKLQEAVRRVTLARKGVAVLCGSSLRNKGVQPLLDAITAYLPAPNERHHDVVQWYKNDLCALAFKVLHDKQRGPLVFLRIYSGTLKPQTAVHNINRNCNERMSRLLVPFADQHVEIPSMTAGNIALTVGLKQTVTGDTIVSSKPSAAAAARRAQNQSATGKKCGEHASVVLSGVEVPDPVFFCTIEPPTMAKQADLENALNCLQREDPSLKVRVDPDSGQTILCGMGELHIEIIHDRIRREYGIETHLGPLQVAYRETIFHEASETDTLDRTIGERRHHVTVQLSVRPVDPSSPVGLRQLAFTQESEAQLSQEMKYAVENGVQSSYLQGPLLGYPLQGVSTLIQSVNMEPGTSPAMVSACASRCMLKALRLAGGQVLEPVMSLEVTVSEEHLSSVLGDLAQRRGTVRDIQSRHDNKVLLATVPLAEMMGYSTILRTLTSGNATFSLELDTYEAMNPQEQNMLLKRMAGLL; encoded by the exons ATGCCTGCTAGAGCATCTCGGGCACTGAGCAGAATGATTCTG GGAAGGCATTTATTAACTGCTGGGATCCAGTGCTGCAGGTGTAGAGTGACTTATCACGTGAAGAGACTTTACAGCTCGATTCCAG ATGATGTCAAATCATTGCGGGCTGTGGCAAACCCTGATATATCCAA GATCCGAAACATCGGAATCATGGCCCACATTGATGCAGGAAAGACGACAACCACAGAGAGGATGCTTTATTACTCCGGTTATACAAGGGCACTAGGAG ACGTGGACGACGGGGACACAGTCACAGATTTCATGGCCCAAGAGAGGGAGCGTGGCATAACCATACAGTCAGCAGCAGTAACATTTGATTGGAAAAGTCATAGAATAAACCTTATTGACACTCCAG GACACGTTGATTTCACTCTTGAGGTGGAGCGGGCACTTCGTGTTCTCGATGGGGCTGTTGCAGTGTTTGATGCCTCTGCTGGAGTTGAG GCTCAGACTCTGACAGTGTGGCGACAAGCAGAGAAGCACCACATTCCCTGTGTTTGTTTCCTGAATAAGATGGATAAACCCACAGCTAA ccTGAGATTTTCTATCGAAAGTATAAAAAAGAAGCTGAAAGCCAATCCAGTCCTCCTACAG aTACCAATAGGAAGTGGCAAAAACTTCACAGGTGTGGTTGATTTATTAACTAACCACAAGCTGATATGGAAACAAGGCCGTGTAGGAGATGATGGACGGGTGTTTGAAAGCAAACCTCTTAACCAGTCAGACGAGCCAGAACTCCTGCAGGAGGCCCAGGAGGCCAGGACAGCTTTAGTTGAGCAG GTTGCTGATCTGGATGATGAGTTTGCTGAACTGCTGTTAACTGATTTTAGTGACAATTTTGATGCGGTTCCCACAGTTAAA CTGCAAGAAGCCGTGCGGCGGGTGACTCTGGCCCGGAAAGGCGTTGCAGTACTCTGTGGAAGCTCTTTGAGGAACAAAGGTGTGCAGCCTCTTCTGGACGCCATCACTGCTTACTTGCCTGCCCCCAATGAACGGCATCACGATGTGGT CCAGTGGTACAAGAACGACTTATGTGCGCTGGCTTTTAAGGTTCTCCACGACAAGCAGCGAGGTCCTCTGGTATTTCTTAGGATCTACTCTGGTACTCTGAAACCACAGACAGCTGTCCACAACATCAACAGAAACTGCAA TGAGAGGATGAGCAGGCTACTGGTGCCGTTTGCTGATCAGCATGTGGAAATCCCCTCAATGACAGCAGGAAACATTGCACTAACAGTTGGATTAAAGCAG ACGGTCACAGGGGACACCATAGTTTCATCCAAGCCCtcggcagcagctgcagcccgCCGAGCCCAAAATCAAAGTGCTACAGGGAAGAAGTGTGGGGAACATGCCAGCGTGGTGCTTTCAGGAGTAGAGGTTCCGGATCCCGTTTTCTTCTGCACCATTGAACCACCCACTATGGCCAAACAAGCTG ATCTTGAGAATGCACTTAACTGCCTGCAGAGAGAAGACCCCAGTCTTAAAGTCAGGGTTGATCCTGATTCGGGCCAG ACCATTTTATGTGGGATGGGAGAGCTGCACATCGAGATAATACATGATCGAATCAGAAGAGAGTATGGCATTGAGACTCACCTTGGACCACTACAGGTGGCCTACAGGGAGACCATATTCCATGAGGCCTCAGAGACAG ATACGCTGGACCGGACCATTGGGGAGAGAAGACACCATGTGACGGTTCAGCTGTCTGTTAGACCTGTGGACCCCTCCTCCCCAGTTGGTTTACGTCAATTAGCTTTCACACAAGAATCGGAGGCACAGCTATCGCAAGAAATGAAATATGCAGTGGAGAATGGAGTGCAAAGCTCATATCTTCAAG GTCCATTGTTAGGCTACCCTTTACAAGGTGTGTCCACACTGATCCAAAGTGTCAACATGGAGCCAGGAACGTCACCCGCCATGGTGTCCGCCTGTGCGTCACGCTGCATGCTTAAG GCCCTGAGATTAGCAGGAGGTCAGGTCCTGGAGCCAGTGATGTCACTAGAGGTCACAGTCAGTGAAGAGCACCTTAGTTCTGTGCTTGGGGACTTAGCCCAAAGACGAGGTACCGTCAGGGACATCCAGAGTCGTCATGACAACAAGGTACTGCTGGCAACTGTACCGCTGGCTGAGATGATG GGCTATTCCACCATCCTGCGAACACTGACGTCTGGCAACGCCACATTCTCCCTGGAGCTGGACACCTATGAAGCCATGAACCCACAGGAGCAGAATATGCTCCTTAAAAGAATGGCCGGTCTGTTGTGA
- the hexb gene encoding beta-hexosaminidase subunit beta isoform X2 has product MITTVLLCTLLVFAVGVCNGLQHNHVLEEFEPVSQPPNRVSLWPLPQKAQISDVSFKLASSSFRIVDDKDSAGTGCVLLQDAYKRYFEYIFGFAKKSGASRSRTTDQAELTELKVLITSRDSECDGFPSLTSDESYKLIVNKRSAVLTASKVWGALHGLETFSQLVYEDEYGAKTINSTKIHDFPRFAHRGILLDSSRHFLPIKVILANLETMAMNKFNVFHWHIVDDQSFPYMSRTFPQLSVKGAYHPYTHVYTPDEVKMVIEFARLRGIRVIPEFDTPGHTQSWGKGQTDLLTPCYSGSKPSGTFGPVNPILNTTYDFMGQFFKEISSVFPDAYIHLGGDEVDFTCWKSNPDIQKFMNEHGFGQDYTKLESFYIQKLLDIVSTTSKGYMIWQEVFDNGVKLKPDTVVHVWINGGSNEEMGNVTAAGYTTILSAPWYLDYISYGQDWQKYYRVEPLNFNGTEAQKKLVIGGEACLWGEYVDGTNLTPRLWPRASAVAERLWSDVGVTDISDAFNRLSVHRCRMVERGIPAEPLFYSYCPHEYKGV; this is encoded by the exons ATGATCACTACTGTCCTGCTGTGTACACTACTGGTGTTCGCCGTTGGCGTTTGCAACGGGCTGCAACACAACCACGTCCTTGAAGAGTTTGAGCCGGTCTCACAGCCTCCAAACCGCGTCTCTCTGTGGCCTTTGCCGCAGAAGGCGCAAATCTCAGACGTTTCATTCAAGTTGGCCAGCTCCAGCTTCAGGATAGTTGACGACAAGGACTCTGCTGGCACCGGCTGCGTCCTCCTGCAGGATGCGTACAAGAG GTATTTTGAATACATATTTGGCTTCGCTAAGAAATCGGGGGCGAGCAGAAGCAGGACAACAGATCAAGCTGAGCTGACCGAGCTGAAGGTGTTGATCACGTCACGTGACTCTGAATGTGACGGGTTTCCCAGTTTAACATCTGACGAATCAT ATAAGCTGATAGTAAATAAACGGTCTGCTGTCCTAACAGCATCAAAGGTCTGGGGAGCCCTGCATG GTCTGGAAACTTTCAGCCAGTTGGTTTATGAAGATGAATATGGTGCT AAAACCATCAATTCAACAAAAATCCACGACTTTCCCCGATTTGCACACAGAGGCATCTTACTGGACAGTTCCCGCCACTTCCTGCCTATTAAAGTCATCTTGGCTAATTTG GAAACAATGGCGATGAAcaaatttaatgttttccaCTGGCACATTGTCGATGATCAATCCTTCCCGTATATGAGCCGAACATTCCCACAGCTGAGCGTGAAG GGAGCTTACCACCCATACACGCATGTATATACACCTGATGAAGTGAAGATGGTCATTGAATTCGCCCGTCTCAGGGGCATTCGCGTCATCCCGGAGTTTGACACTCCAGGACACACGCAGTCTTGGGGAAAAG GCCAAACAGATCTGCTCACACCTTGTTACTCAGGTTCCAAACCCTCTGGCACCTTTGGACCAGTGAACCCCATCCTGAACACCACTTATGATTTCATGGGTCAGTTCTTCAAAGAGATCAGCAGTGTGTTCCCCGATGCCTACATTCATCTGGGAGGTGATGAGGTGGACTTCACCTGCTG GAAGTCTAACCCAGACATTCAGAAGTTCATGAATGAGCATGGCTTCGGACAAGATTACACCAAACTGGAATCATTCTACAtccaaaa ACTCTTGGACATTGTCAGCACTACTTCGAAGGGCTACATGATCTGGCAGGAGGTCTTTGACAATGGTGTTAAG CTAAAGCCAGACACAGTAGTGCATGTGTGGATCAACGGCGGGTCTAACGAGGAGATGGGCAATGTGACGGCAGCAGGATACACCACCATCCTCTCCGCCCCATGGTACCTAGATTATATTAGCTACGGGCAGGACTGGCAGAAGTACTACAGGGTTGAGCCACTCAACTTCAACG GAACTGAGGCACAGAAGAAGCTTGTGATTGGTGGAGAAGCCTGTTTGTGGGGAGAGTATGTGGATGGCACCAACTTGACACCCAGGCTCTG GCCTCGTGCCAGTGCTGTGGCAGAGCGGCTGTGGAGCGACGTGGGTGTGACAGACATCAGCGACGCCTTCAACAGACTGTCTGTGCACCGCTGCCGTATGGTGGA GCGTGGGATCCCAGCTGAGCCGTTGTTTTACAGCTACTGTCCCCATGAGTACAAAGGTGTCTGA